One Klebsiella electrica genomic window, AATGCGGTGGTCAAAGAGAGCTGTGCCCCGCTAAAGCGATAGATAGCCTGCCAGTCATCACCAACGGCGAATAACGTCGTCTGCGTGTTCTGTCGCCGCAGCGCAGCCAGCAAGGCGGCGCGCTGCGGCGAGATATCCTGAAACTCGTCGACCAGAATATGTTTCCACGGGCTGACGAAGCGCCCTTTGTCCAGAATATTAATCGCCTGGTGTATCAGCCCGGAAAAATCGACCGCGCCCTCGTCTTTCAGCGCCGTTTTCCATGCCTTCAACAGCGGCGCCATCAGCTTAACGCGCTTGCCGAACAGGTCGCGCACCTCTTCCGGCGCGCCGGCGATCATCTCCGCCTGCGATCCGCCGTGCATTCGCATCAGGCTCACCCAGCGATCGAGGCGACTGGCCATTCGCCGCTGAATTTTTTTATCCTGCCAGAATTCGCCATCCGGCACCTGCCAGTCCATCTCTTCTTCCAGCCATTGCCGCCATCCCTTAGCCTGCGCTTTTTTCTCCTGACACTGCTGGCGCCAGTTTTGCAGCAGCAGCGTCTGACGAGCCGCGCTGTCGCTCTCCAGCTCGCTGATGGTCGGCACTTTTTTGCTGCCTTGCTGAATAATATGTAATGCCAGAGAGTGAAAGGTACGCGCCGCTATCTCTTCTGAGCCCAGCCGCTCACGAATACGTTCATCCATTTCCTGCGCCGCCTGGCGGCCAAATGCCAGCAGCAGAATCTGATCGGCGGCGGCTTCTCCCCGCGTTAATAACCATCCGGCTCGCGCCACCAGCACGGAGGTTTTGCCGCTTCCGGCACCGGCCAGCACCAGCAAAGCGCGCTCGCCGTTGACCACCGCCCGCGCCTGCGCGGGATTCAGTGGCGAGGTTTCGACGCTGGCAAAAAATCCGCGATACTGCTCGAGCATCGATGCCGTAAAAGCCTGATTATGTACCTGCCGGGCCTCTTCCGTATTGGCCAGCCAGCCCTGGCACTGCCGCCACAGCTCACGGCAGTTGTCGAAAGCGTCAAGGCGGCTGGTCGGCATCGGCAGGCCGGTCAAGGCGCGGCGAATCTTCACCTGAATGTCAGTCACCTGCTGCCGGGTCAGCCACTTACCCTCCGCACTGGCGCGGGCGACCTCCTCCAGCTGCTGGCGGAGAACACCGGCGGCAATGTCGCTCATTTCCACGCTCCACTGCTGCCAGAGGGTATTCAGATGATGATAAAAACGCTGCGTTTCATTCCACTCGGTACCGTGTAAACGCACAACTTTGCTGTCCGGTAAAACGAACTCCAGCTCACCCCAGACCAGGCCGCGCTTACATTGAACTGACAATAACTGATTGAAAGGGATAAGATACTCATGGTTATCACCCGAAACTTTTACTCCCGCGTTAAGCAATTGCACCCGGTCGTAGGGGTGCTGTGCCATACGTTTGCCCAATGTTGTCGCTTTAAGTTCCATATCATGCCGAATTTCAATCAGGTTGGATGTTTTTAAGTTTAACCGCCAGCGACCAGGTGCTCCAGCGTAAAAAACGTTACAATGGTCAGGTCTTATTATCTCCAGGACTGAACTGAGGGTTTATGCGTACCATTCTGAATATTTTGAACTTTATCCTTGGCGGTTTCGCCACCACGCTGGGATGGCTGCTGGCAACGCTGGTCAGCATCATCCTGATCTTCACCCTGCCATTAACCCGCTCATGCTGGGAAATTACCCGTCTCTCCTTGCTGCCTTACGGTAATGAAGCTATTCATGTCGATGAACTTGAACCGCAAGGCAAAAATAGCCTGCTGAATGCCGGCGGCACGATTCTGAATATTTTGTGGTTTCTCTTTTTCGGCTGGTGGCTGTGCCTGATGCATATTTTCAGCGGTATCGCCCAATGCCTGACTATCATCGGCATCCCGGTCGGTATTGCCAATTTTAAAATTGCCGCTATTGCATTATGGCCGGTGGGACGTAGAGTGGTTTCTGTCGAAACGGCTCGTGCAGCGCGTGAAGCGAATGCGCGTCGTCGCTTTCAGTAACCGGACGGAACACGACCATGCTTAGCCCCTTGCTACGCCGTTATACATGGAACAGCGCCTGGCTGTACAACGCCAGGATTTTTATCGCACTCTGCGGCACAACCGCCGTTCCATGGTGGCTTGGCGAAATCAAACTGACCATTCCCCTGACGCTGGGCGTGGTGGCCGCAGCATTGACCGACCTCGACGATCGTCTGGCTGGCCGGTTGCGCAACCTGGCCATCACGCTAGTGTGTTTCTTTATTGCTTCCGCCTCGGTGGAGCTGCTGTTCCCCTGGCCCTGGCTGTTTGCGCTGGGGTTAACCGTATCGACCACCGGATTTATTTTGCTCGGCGGTCTGGGACAGCGTTACGCCACTATCGCATTTGGCGCCTTGTTGATCGCCATTTATACCATGCTGGGCGTAACGCTCTACGATCGCTGGTATCTGCAGCCGTTTTTTCTGCTGACCGGTGCGGTCTGGTACAACCTGCTGACGCTCTGCGGACACCTGATTTTCCCGATCCGTCCTCTGCAGGATAATCTTGCGCGCAGCTATGAGCAGCTGGCGCATTACCTGGAACTTAAATCCCGCCTGTTCGACCCGGATATTGAGGATGAGAGCCAGGCACCGCTCTATGATTTAGCCATTGCCAATGGTCAACTGGTGACGACGCTCAATCAGACCAAGGTCTCTCTGCTGACGCGTCTGCGCGGCGACCGCGGCCAGCGCGGCACCCGCCGCACGTTGCAATACTATTTTGTGGCTCAGGATATTCACGAACGCGCCAGCTCATCGCACATTCAGTACCAAACGCTGCGCGATCATTTCCGCTATAGCGATGTGATGTTCCGCTTCCAGCGCATGCTGTCGATGCAGGCGCAGGCATGCCAGAAACTATCGCGCGCAATTCTTTTACGCGAACCTTACCAGCACGATGCCCATTTCGAGCGGGCATTTATGCACCTTGACGCCGCCCTCGATCGCGTACGCGCCAGCGGCGCGCCGGCAGAACAGATGAAAGCGCTGGGCTTTCTGCTGAATAATCTCCGCGCGATTGACGCGCAGCTGGCGACAATTGAGTCGGCGCAAACCAGCGCCCCGGTGAACAGCGCGACCGAAAACCTGCTCGCGGACGATGGTCTGAACAATTTCAGCGATATTTGGCTGCGGCTGCGCCGCAATATGTCGCCA contains:
- the helD gene encoding DNA helicase IV — translated: MELKATTLGKRMAQHPYDRVQLLNAGVKVSGDNHEYLIPFNQLLSVQCKRGLVWGELEFVLPDSKVVRLHGTEWNETQRFYHHLNTLWQQWSVEMSDIAAGVLRQQLEEVARASAEGKWLTRQQVTDIQVKIRRALTGLPMPTSRLDAFDNCRELWRQCQGWLANTEEARQVHNQAFTASMLEQYRGFFASVETSPLNPAQARAVVNGERALLVLAGAGSGKTSVLVARAGWLLTRGEAAADQILLLAFGRQAAQEMDERIRERLGSEEIAARTFHSLALHIIQQGSKKVPTISELESDSAARQTLLLQNWRQQCQEKKAQAKGWRQWLEEEMDWQVPDGEFWQDKKIQRRMASRLDRWVSLMRMHGGSQAEMIAGAPEEVRDLFGKRVKLMAPLLKAWKTALKDEGAVDFSGLIHQAINILDKGRFVSPWKHILVDEFQDISPQRAALLAALRRQNTQTTLFAVGDDWQAIYRFSGAQLSLTTAFNHYFGEGDCCALDTTYRFNGRIGEVANGFIQQNPHQLSKPLNSLTAGDKKAVTLLADDKLDDLLDKLSGYAKPEQRILLLARYHHLKPEALEKAATRWPHLQLDFMTIHASKGQQADYVIVLGLQDGDDAFPAPARESIMEQALLPQPEDFPDAEERRLLYVAITRARLRVWLLFNKARPSPFVGMLEELAVPVARKP
- a CDS encoding YccF domain-containing protein, with protein sequence MRTILNILNFILGGFATTLGWLLATLVSIILIFTLPLTRSCWEITRLSLLPYGNEAIHVDELEPQGKNSLLNAGGTILNILWFLFFGWWLCLMHIFSGIAQCLTIIGIPVGIANFKIAAIALWPVGRRVVSVETARAAREANARRRFQ
- the yccS gene encoding YccS family putative transporter, yielding MLSPLLRRYTWNSAWLYNARIFIALCGTTAVPWWLGEIKLTIPLTLGVVAAALTDLDDRLAGRLRNLAITLVCFFIASASVELLFPWPWLFALGLTVSTTGFILLGGLGQRYATIAFGALLIAIYTMLGVTLYDRWYLQPFFLLTGAVWYNLLTLCGHLIFPIRPLQDNLARSYEQLAHYLELKSRLFDPDIEDESQAPLYDLAIANGQLVTTLNQTKVSLLTRLRGDRGQRGTRRTLQYYFVAQDIHERASSSHIQYQTLRDHFRYSDVMFRFQRMLSMQAQACQKLSRAILLREPYQHDAHFERAFMHLDAALDRVRASGAPAEQMKALGFLLNNLRAIDAQLATIESAQTSAPVNSATENLLADDGLNNFSDIWLRLRRNMSPESALFRHAVRMSLVLCTGYAFIQLTGLNHGYWILLTSLFVCQPNYNATRHRLALRIIGTLIGVAIGLPLLLLVPSVEGQLLLIVLTGVLFFAFRNVQYAHATMFITLLVLLCFNLLGEGFEVALPRIFDTLIGCAIAWAAVSFIWPDWKFRNLPRVLDQAINANCRYLDAILEQYHQGRDNRLAYRVARRDAHSRDGELASVVSNLSTEPRANAAMRETAFRLLCLNHTFTSYISALGAHREKLTTAEILALLDDAVCYVDDALHHTPADEQRVQQALNSLQTRIQHLEPRADSKEPLVLQQIGLLLALLPEICRLQKQVAVQPE